One genomic segment of bacterium includes these proteins:
- a CDS encoding glycosyltransferase family 2 protein encodes MKRPFRRKTLAVAVLIAWGAVMARQLALHDATWLSAIFFATGLYGTMLMAFAVWPRPDAGSAGAPPPDGTFRPFVSIIVPARNEEDVIADTVRCLCALDYREAAGTPAFEVIVVDHRSTDRTGQVLDALRRELAFTVVRPSVEDGVGKAVALNVGLAAARGEAICVFDADARVAPDFLARLIPHLARPGVAGVQARKLVYDGRGSLLMRAQEDDYFVFQTLTQRSRHRIGGAVILTGNGLVTRRDALEAVGGWNEDALTEDIDLSVRYALRGWTVHYCEDVVVWEEAVATWRALVHQRTRWSEGSLGCLFEYAGAMLRAPVPWRKRLDFLVFLSGSLVLALSMLASYLFLVEDWILNLASHRLSVLNAFPVAHDQPWYAYYWIVIMLSTVIGIAVERARTPLGVVLTSARYMLFATHQIVTLPLAFYRFVRSVFTGRIEWMKTEHRGVGLPSFGSRRITAAERGAKSPAEAAAPLI; translated from the coding sequence ATGAAGCGGCCGTTCCGGCGTAAGACGCTCGCCGTCGCGGTCCTCATCGCCTGGGGCGCCGTCATGGCGCGGCAGCTCGCCCTGCACGACGCGACGTGGCTGTCCGCGATCTTCTTTGCGACCGGACTGTACGGGACGATGCTGATGGCCTTCGCGGTGTGGCCGCGGCCCGACGCGGGGAGCGCCGGAGCGCCGCCCCCCGACGGGACATTCCGCCCGTTTGTCAGCATCATCGTCCCGGCGCGCAACGAGGAGGACGTGATCGCCGATACGGTCCGGTGTCTGTGCGCCCTCGATTACCGGGAGGCCGCGGGGACGCCGGCGTTCGAGGTCATCGTGGTGGATCACCGCTCGACGGACCGGACGGGACAGGTCCTCGACGCCCTGCGCCGCGAGCTCGCGTTTACGGTTGTGCGCCCGTCCGTCGAGGACGGCGTCGGCAAAGCCGTGGCCCTCAACGTCGGGCTCGCCGCGGCGCGCGGCGAGGCCATCTGCGTCTTCGACGCCGACGCGCGGGTCGCGCCGGATTTTCTCGCGCGGCTGATTCCGCACCTCGCGCGGCCGGGCGTCGCCGGCGTGCAGGCCCGGAAGCTGGTGTACGACGGCCGGGGCAGCCTCCTGATGCGCGCGCAGGAAGACGATTACTTCGTCTTCCAGACGCTCACCCAGCGCAGCCGGCACCGCATCGGCGGCGCCGTGATCCTCACCGGCAACGGCCTCGTGACGCGCCGCGACGCGCTCGAGGCCGTGGGCGGCTGGAACGAGGACGCCCTCACCGAGGACATCGACCTGTCCGTGCGCTACGCGCTGCGCGGCTGGACCGTCCACTACTGCGAGGACGTGGTGGTGTGGGAGGAAGCCGTCGCCACCTGGCGGGCGCTCGTGCACCAGCGCACCCGGTGGTCGGAGGGCTCGCTGGGGTGCCTGTTCGAGTACGCGGGCGCGATGCTGCGGGCGCCGGTGCCGTGGCGGAAGCGGCTCGATTTTCTCGTCTTTCTCTCGGGATCACTCGTGCTGGCGCTCTCGATGCTGGCGAGCTACCTTTTTCTCGTGGAGGATTGGATCCTGAACCTCGCGTCCCACCGGCTCTCGGTGCTGAACGCGTTCCCGGTGGCGCACGACCAGCCGTGGTACGCGTATTACTGGATCGTGATCATGCTCTCCACCGTGATCGGCATCGCGGTCGAGCGGGCCCGCACCCCCCTCGGCGTGGTCCTCACCTCGGCCCGGTACATGCTCTTCGCGACGCACCAGATCGTCACGCTGCCTCTGGCGTTCTACCGGTTCGTCCGCAGCGTGTTTACCGGACGGATCGAGTGGATGAAGACGGAGCACCGCGGCGTCGGCCTCCCGTCGTTCGGGAGCCGCCGCATCACGGCCGCGGAGCGTGGGGCCAAGAGCCCGGCGGAGGCGGCCGCGCCCCTTATTTGA
- the ileS gene encoding isoleucine--tRNA ligase codes for MAFQPVDPRADFPAQERAILDWWTREGILARYLAKNRAAATRWSFLDGPITANNPMGVHHAWGRTYKDLFCRYHTMLGHRQRYQNGFDCQGLWVEVEVEKELGFKSKRDIEQYGIAEFVERCKARVLRYAGVQTQQSIRLGYWMDWDDSYYTMSDENNYSIWLFLKRCWERGLVYKGHDVMPWCPRCSTGISEHEIVTEGYQDVTHLSLTARLPVAGRTGEYLLVWTTTPWTLTSNVAVAVHPELTYVQVKERNGASYYVAKDRLDAVTAGRPKVSVVRELPGRDLVGWTYEGPFDDLPAQQGVVHRVIPWTDVTATEGTGLVHIAPGAGAEDFALGKAHGLDVLAPIDEFGIFTESFGRLAGRHVYEVASLIKDDLEQRGLLYRADEYTHRYPMCWRCGSELVFRLVDEWFIAMDSLREPMMAVTRQITWIPEFGLERELDWLRNMHDWMISKKRYWGLALPIYECKACETFEVIGSEHELKTRAVEGWDAFEGHTPHRPWVDAVKIRCQKCGAVVSRIQDVGNPWLDAGIVPFSTMFYRRDPAKWREWFPADFITEAFPGQYRNWFYSMLVMSTVLENRPPFLACLGHAMVRDETGREMHKSWGNMIEFNDAAERMGSDVIRWLYALQNPAQNVNFGYGPGDEVRRRFILPLWNVYAFFVTYANLDGWRPGARAGAPPSLLDRWILSRLADVVATVRARLDAYDVAGAARPIERFVDDLSLWYVRRGRRRYWKSEGDADKQAAYETLYEVLVTLSRVLAPFVPFLTEALYQNLVRAVDARAAESVHLCPMPVPDEAARDPQLEQGMQETRHLVYLGRAARNEARIKVRQPLASATLLDRSGTVAGRLELIELLKDELNVREVRFAGSLGDLGRLEVRPRFDLLGPKFGGRITAIADALRAHGQVLVEQTPEGEPYRVRMPEGEEIVLERAEVDVRMRWPEGRAGAGESGAWVVLDTTVTEDLALEGLARELVHQVQQMRKEAGLEIADRITLYYDGDDRLPDLIRKHGETILREVLATSAVAGVPAGAAHTKSVRLDSHTVTLGIARQEAAARPEVVRGTKPGPAR; via the coding sequence ATGGCATTTCAGCCTGTCGATCCGCGCGCGGATTTTCCGGCGCAAGAGCGTGCGATTCTGGACTGGTGGACGCGGGAAGGCATCCTGGCCCGCTACCTCGCGAAGAACCGCGCCGCCGCGACGCGCTGGTCCTTTCTCGACGGGCCGATCACCGCGAACAATCCGATGGGCGTGCACCACGCCTGGGGCCGGACGTACAAGGACCTGTTCTGCCGGTACCACACGATGCTCGGCCACCGGCAGCGTTACCAGAACGGCTTCGACTGCCAGGGCCTGTGGGTCGAGGTCGAAGTCGAGAAGGAGCTCGGATTCAAGAGCAAGCGGGACATCGAGCAGTACGGGATCGCGGAATTCGTCGAGCGCTGCAAGGCGCGGGTTTTGAGGTACGCCGGCGTGCAGACGCAGCAGTCGATCCGGCTCGGCTACTGGATGGACTGGGACGACTCGTACTACACGATGTCCGACGAGAACAACTACAGCATCTGGCTCTTCCTGAAGCGGTGCTGGGAGCGCGGCCTCGTCTACAAAGGCCACGACGTGATGCCCTGGTGCCCGCGGTGCAGCACCGGCATCTCCGAGCACGAGATCGTCACCGAAGGCTACCAGGACGTGACGCACCTCAGCCTCACGGCGCGCCTGCCGGTCGCCGGCCGGACCGGGGAGTATCTCCTGGTCTGGACGACGACGCCCTGGACGCTCACGAGCAACGTCGCCGTCGCCGTGCACCCGGAGCTCACCTACGTTCAGGTCAAGGAGCGCAACGGGGCGAGCTACTACGTCGCCAAGGACCGGCTCGACGCCGTGACGGCCGGCCGTCCAAAAGTCTCGGTCGTGCGGGAGCTGCCCGGGCGCGACCTCGTCGGGTGGACCTACGAAGGGCCGTTTGACGATCTCCCGGCGCAGCAGGGCGTCGTCCACCGCGTCATCCCGTGGACGGACGTCACCGCGACCGAAGGCACCGGGCTCGTCCACATCGCGCCCGGCGCGGGCGCCGAAGACTTCGCGCTCGGCAAGGCGCACGGCCTCGACGTGCTCGCCCCGATCGACGAGTTTGGGATCTTTACGGAGTCGTTTGGACGGCTCGCCGGCCGGCACGTCTACGAGGTCGCCTCGCTGATCAAGGACGACCTGGAGCAGCGGGGTCTCCTGTATCGCGCCGACGAGTACACGCACCGCTACCCGATGTGCTGGCGGTGCGGGAGCGAGCTCGTCTTCCGCCTCGTCGACGAGTGGTTCATCGCGATGGACTCGCTGCGCGAGCCGATGATGGCCGTGACGCGCCAGATCACCTGGATTCCCGAGTTCGGGCTCGAGCGGGAGCTCGACTGGCTCCGCAACATGCACGACTGGATGATCAGCAAGAAGCGGTACTGGGGGCTCGCGCTGCCGATCTACGAGTGCAAGGCGTGCGAGACCTTCGAGGTCATCGGCAGCGAGCACGAGCTCAAAACGCGCGCGGTCGAAGGCTGGGACGCCTTCGAGGGTCACACGCCGCACCGGCCGTGGGTCGACGCGGTCAAGATCCGCTGCCAAAAGTGCGGCGCCGTCGTCTCGCGCATCCAGGACGTCGGCAACCCCTGGCTCGACGCCGGCATCGTGCCGTTTTCGACGATGTTCTACCGCCGGGACCCCGCTAAGTGGCGGGAGTGGTTCCCGGCCGACTTCATCACCGAGGCGTTCCCGGGGCAGTACCGCAACTGGTTCTACTCGATGCTGGTGATGAGCACCGTGCTCGAGAACCGGCCGCCGTTCCTCGCGTGCCTCGGGCACGCGATGGTGCGCGACGAGACCGGGCGTGAGATGCACAAGTCTTGGGGCAACATGATCGAGTTCAACGACGCCGCGGAGCGGATGGGGTCCGACGTCATCCGCTGGCTCTACGCGCTGCAGAACCCGGCCCAGAACGTCAACTTCGGCTACGGCCCGGGCGACGAGGTCCGCCGGCGCTTCATCCTGCCGCTGTGGAATGTCTACGCGTTCTTCGTGACCTACGCGAACCTGGACGGCTGGAGGCCCGGCGCCAGAGCGGGAGCGCCGCCGTCGCTCCTCGACCGGTGGATTCTGTCGCGGCTCGCGGACGTGGTCGCCACCGTCCGGGCCCGGCTCGACGCCTACGACGTCGCCGGGGCGGCGCGGCCGATCGAGCGGTTCGTGGACGATCTGTCGCTGTGGTACGTCCGGCGCGGCCGCCGCCGCTACTGGAAGTCCGAGGGCGACGCCGACAAGCAGGCCGCGTACGAGACGCTGTACGAGGTCCTCGTCACGCTGTCGCGCGTGCTGGCGCCCTTCGTGCCGTTTCTCACAGAGGCGCTGTACCAGAATCTCGTGCGCGCGGTGGACGCGCGGGCGGCGGAGAGCGTGCACCTGTGCCCGATGCCGGTGCCGGACGAGGCGGCGCGGGACCCTCAGCTCGAGCAGGGGATGCAGGAGACGCGCCATCTCGTCTATCTCGGACGCGCCGCGCGAAACGAGGCCCGGATCAAGGTGCGGCAGCCGCTCGCGTCCGCTACGCTGCTCGACCGGTCAGGCACGGTGGCCGGCCGTCTCGAGCTCATCGAGCTGTTGAAGGACGAACTGAACGTGCGCGAGGTGCGGTTCGCCGGGTCTCTCGGAGACCTCGGCCGTCTCGAGGTCCGGCCGCGATTCGATCTGCTCGGTCCGAAGTTCGGCGGGCGCATCACCGCGATCGCGGACGCCCTGCGGGCCCACGGCCAGGTACTCGTCGAGCAGACGCCGGAAGGCGAGCCGTACCGCGTGCGCATGCCGGAGGGCGAGGAGATCGTGCTCGAGCGCGCCGAGGTGGACGTGCGGATGCGGTGGCCCGAGGGCCGCGCCGGCGCGGGCGAGAGCGGCGCGTGGGTCGTCCTCGACACCACGGTGACGGAGGATCTCGCGCTGGAGGGACTCGCGCGCGAGCTCGTCCATCAGGTGCAGCAGATGCGCAAGGAAGCGGGGCTCGAGATCGCCGACCGGATCACGCTCTACTACGACGGCGACGACCGGCTGCCGGATCTGATCCGCAAGCACGGCGAGACGATCCTGCGCGAGGTCCTGGCGACCTCCGCCGTCGCGGGCGTGCCGGCCGGCGCGGCGCACACGAAATCCGTGCGATTGGATTCGCACACGGTCACGCTCGGGATCGCACGGCAGGAGGCCGCGGCGCGGCCGGAGGTCGTGCGCGGCACGAAGCCGGGACCGGCGCGATGA
- a CDS encoding amino acid racemase, whose amino-acid sequence MSGAAARRTIGVIGGMGPLATADFYLRVVRGTPAATDQEHLHVLIDSNTEIPDRTAAIEGRGPDPTPLLIETARRLVAAGAEILVMPCNSAHAFLDQIRGAVPGVPVLDIMEEVAAVAAALRPAPASVGLLATAGTVRQRRYHAALGRRGIEVLVPDAEGQRVVSEAIESVKAGDTGSAVRGRIRAAAETLVRAGAGAIVLGCTEVPVILGPDDLAVPVLDGTEILARAAIREGFGEYHSGQERSQGSIGASPGPVRRH is encoded by the coding sequence ATGAGCGGCGCGGCGGCGCGGCGCACCATCGGGGTGATCGGAGGGATGGGGCCGCTGGCCACGGCGGATTTCTACCTTCGCGTCGTGCGCGGCACGCCGGCGGCGACCGATCAGGAGCACCTCCACGTCCTGATTGACAGCAACACCGAGATCCCGGACCGCACGGCCGCGATCGAGGGCCGGGGGCCCGACCCCACGCCGCTCCTGATCGAGACCGCGCGGCGGCTCGTTGCGGCCGGGGCGGAAATCCTCGTGATGCCCTGCAATTCGGCCCACGCGTTCTTGGACCAGATCCGGGGGGCGGTACCGGGCGTGCCGGTGCTGGATATTATGGAAGAGGTCGCCGCGGTGGCCGCAGCCCTGCGCCCGGCGCCGGCCTCGGTGGGCCTCCTGGCCACGGCCGGGACCGTGCGGCAGCGCCGCTATCATGCCGCGTTGGGCCGGCGGGGTATCGAGGTCCTGGTCCCCGACGCCGAGGGCCAGCGGGTGGTGTCCGAGGCCATCGAGTCGGTGAAGGCCGGCGACACCGGCTCCGCGGTGCGCGGCCGGATCCGCGCGGCGGCGGAGACGCTCGTGCGCGCGGGGGCCGGCGCGATCGTGCTCGGCTGTACGGAAGTGCCCGTGATCCTGGGTCCGGACGACCTCGCCGTTCCGGTGCTGGACGGCACGGAGATTTTGGCACGGGCCGCGATCCGGGAAGGCTTCGGGGAATATCACTCGGGGCAGGAGCGTTCGCAAGGCAGTATCGGGGCGTCGCCCGGCCCGGTCAGGAGGCACTGA